GGCAAATCGGAGTGTACAGGATTTAAACCAGCCAAAGGATTAACTTCAATAAAATTTAAAACTCCTGTATCATCCATTCTTAAGTCAACACGGCCACCATCGCGACAGCCAAGAACCTGCCAGCAATTCTCTGTTAATTCGTAACAAAGTTTAGTAATTTCTTCTTCAGGAACAGAATAATCAATTACTTCGTGATAATTTTCTTTATTTTCTAAGCTATATATTTTTGTTTTTTCTGTTTTCTTGAAAACTACTTCCATTATACCAACCGCTCTGGTTTCTTTTCCTGTACCAACAACACCAACAGTAAATTCTCTTCCAGGCAAAAATCTTTCAACCAATACAGGCTGATTAAATTTTTTAAGAAGCATTTTGCATACTTCTTTTAATTCTTCTTTTGAAGTTATTTTTGATAATCCTGAAATGCCTTTTCCTGTTCCTTCGGCTACAGGTTTAGCAAAAAGAGGAAATTTTAATTTAATATCATCTACATCGTTTATTGTTTCAACAATTGCAAAATCGGGTGTAGCTAAACCGGCATCTCTTATAACACGCTTAGTTAGACCTTTATGTAATGAAAGTGAAAGAACAAGACCATCAGAAAAAACATAAGGAATATTGTATGCATCAAGAAGGCAAGGAACCTGTGCTTCACGTGCCAGTCCATACATTCCTTCAGAAATATTAAAAACAATATCCCATTTTTTTCCTTCAACAAGAAGTTTTGCGAGATTACGAATATGACCTATTCTTTCAGTTTCAAATCCTGCTTTAATCAAAGCATTTTCGATACCTTCAATTGTTTCTTCTTTGTCAAATTCGGCAGTTTCTTCTTCGGTAAAACCTTCTTTAAGATATTCGTCACGAAGGTCGTAAGTTATCCCGACAAGCATATATTAAATTTATTATTCTGAAATGTAATCAGGATAAAGATATGTTTTTCCTTCGTAATTCTTAAGTTTTAAACCTTTTTTATTATGCGAAGTAACATAATCTGGTAGTAAAGGAATTTTTCCACCACCACCCGGAGCATCTACAACATATGTTGGAATTGCATATCCGGAGGTAAATCCGCGCAATCCTTTAATTATTTCCAAACCACTTTTTACTGTTGTTCTGAAATGTCCTGACCCAAGAATAGGATCGCACTGATATAAATAATAAGGTCTGACACGGAATTTTAATAAACCGTGCATTAGTTTTTTCATTGTTGTAACATTATCATTTATATCTTTAAGTAAAACTGTCTGGCTTCCTAATGGAATTCCGGCATTAGCAAGAAGCTTTGTTGCCTGCTCTACTTCAGGAGTTAATTCAGATGGATGAGTAAAATGAATACTCACAAATAACGGGTGATATTTTTTTAGCATGTCAACAAATTCCTGAGTAATTCTTTGAGGAAGCACAGCAGGGACTTTTGTTCCGATGCGGATAATTTCAATATGCTGTATTGAACGTAATCTTTGTAAGATATATTCTAGTCTGTCCTGCGGTAATGTAAAGGGATCTCCACCAGAAAGCAAAACATCACGTACCTCAGGATGATTTTCCAGATATTCAAAAGCTGGCTCAAAATCATTTAAACTAAAATGTGATTTTTCTTTTTTAGCAACCATATGCGATCGTGTACAATACCTGCAATATGTGCTGCAAAAGCCTGTTACGAGAAAAAGTGCTCTGTCGGGATAACGATGAACAAGATTTGGAACGGGACTATTGTTATTTTCATGAAGCGGATCTGATGATTCGCCTGGAAAAATTTTATATTCATTTGCAGAAGGAACTACACTCTTATAGAGTGGATCGTTTGCATCCGAAAAATCTATGAGGCTTGCGTAATATGGAGTTATTCTTAATGGAAGAGAATCTTTATTAATAGATTCGTGTGTTTCGGGGAGTTTTATTTTAAAGAATTTTTCTAACTGACTAAAATATCTGAAACTATTTCTAATTTGCCAGTGCCAGTCATTCCATTCATCATCGGTTACACCAGGTAAGTACTCTTTTCTGAAAAAAGATGTAGTTTTAGTTTCAGTTGTATGTAAAAGAGAATCAATTACTTTATGACGATTAATGTGGTATTTTGCAACCAGACTCGGAGGTTCTTCTTCCTTGTTCACCTCTGTCTCATTTATTAGTGATTCGCTTAATGAATTGCTTTCCATAGTTTTAATAAATCTTCAATTGAATTATTTTTCGTAAATATTCGATACAATTTTACATCAAAAATGATAAGTAAGTGACTTTCAAAAAGAATTAATTTTAATATTTTTCAACTAACATTATATCACAACAAATATTCATAACACATAATAGTTCAGATACTATTACAATTTGAAAGTCGAGTTTATTAACATTTACGATTTTAGTTTATTCAAAAATAAGAATTCAAAAAACGTCAATTGGTTTTCAGAAAAAAAAACATTGAAAATTTAAAAATAAAATTTGATTTTATTTATCTTCATTTTTTTCGTATTTTTGATGTTGAATGAGGAAATACTATGTTTGAAGACAACGATCGTTATTTTGAGGAAAAAAATCGTGAGGAGATTGTTCATCGCTACGAAGATTTGTTGCGAAAGAAGAAACCTTTCTTTTTTGATATAGATGACTTTGAGTCTATTATTGATTTTTATGTTGAACAAAATAAATTTTCAAGTGCATTTGAAGCTACAAATATTGCATCTGGACTTTTTCCATCTTCTCCTGAAATAAAGCTAAAAAAAGCACAATTATTATTAGATAAAGGTAAACCGGTTGAAGCTCTTTCAGAATTAAAAACTGCGTTAATTCATGATCCTGAAAATTTTGAAATATTTTTATTGTTAGGTATTACTTATTTAAATCTTAACAATACCAAAGAAGCTATAAGGAAATTTGAAGAATGTATTAATATTATTCCTGAAGACTTAAAAAAAGATGAAATATTATTTTCAATAGGATTTCATTTAGGGCATACAAACAGATTTGCTTTAGCAATAAAATATCTGAATAAATCCATTGAAATTAATGCTGATAATATTGAATTATTAGCTGAAATGGCATTTTGTTATGATGGTATTTCAAATTATAATAAAAGTATAGAATACTATTTAAAATGTATTGATATAAATCCATTTTTAGAATTTAATTGGTATAATTTAGGTCTTATTTATATAAAGGCTAACAATATAGAAAAAGCAGTAGAAGCTTTTGATTATGCTCTTGCAATTGATCCAGAATATTTAAGTGCATATCTGGCTAAGGCAAACTTATTTTTGTCACTTGAAAAATATTCTGAAGCAGTTGAAATATATAAAGAGTATTTAAATTATGATACTGACTATGCAGATGTTTACTATTATATAGGAGAGTGTTTCGAAAAAATGGATAAACTAGATGCTGCAATTAAATACTATGATATAACTATAGAAAAAAACAAAAATCATGCTGACGCATGGCTTGGTTTAGGTGTTATAAAAATGTATCTGGAAGATTATGCAGGAAGTTTAGTTTGCTTAAATAATTCTGTATTGATTGACGCAGAAAATCCCGAAGCTCAATACTCATTAGCTGAGTTATATTTAAAAACAGGTATGTATAATGAAGCATTACCTCATGTTGAAATAGCAATTAAAGTTGCACCAGAGGAGGTAGATTATATTTTATTACAATCAGAATTATATCAGGCCCTTGGAGAATATCAGAAATCTATTGATGTGCTTGAGGATGGCTATTTTTCAATAGAAGAGAAAGCACCAATTTTATATCGTTTAGCAGGACTTTACATTTCAAAAGATAAAAATCAGAAAGCTGCAGATTACCTGAAACAGGCCATAGAAGCAGATTCTGCATTAATTTATGATTTTTTAAAAATATTTCCTGATGCAAAAGATTTTGCAGGTTTCAAAGGCTTATTAAATTTGCCGAATAAAAAATTAAAATAATGAACTACAAATTACCATATATACCAGAACGTGATGAAAAACCAAGAAAGAAAGGTTTAACAATGGTTATGGACAAAGGTTTAAGCATACAGGAAGCTGAAAACCTTTGCGATTCTTCTGGTCATTTAATTGATTATTTAAAACTTGGTTTTGGAACTTCACTTGTTTCAAAAAATGTTAAAGAAAAAATAAAATTATTTCAGCAAAATAACATCAGACCATATTTTGGGGGAACCCTTTTTGAAGCTTTTGTAGTAAGAAACATGTATGATGATTTCAGAAAATATGTATCAAGTCATAATGTAGATATGGTCGAGGTTTCTGATGGTTCTATGCATATGGAGCACGATGTTAAATGTGAATTCATAAGAAAACTTTCACAAGAATTTACTGTAATCTCTGAAGTGGGAACAAAAGATGCAGGAATCATTATAGCTCCGAATAAATGGATAAAAATGATGAAAAATGAGCTTGCTGCAGGATCTGTAAATGTAATTGCTGAAGCACGCGAAAGTGGTAATGTTGGCATTTTTAAATCTAACGGAAATGCCCATGTTGTTTTGATTAACAAAATACTTGAGAATGTTCCTGAAAATTCAATATTATGGGAAGCACCAAATAAAGCACAGCAGGTTTGGTTTGTAAAATTATTAGGTGCAGGGGTAAATCTCGGAAATATTGCGCCTAATGAGGTTGTTTCTCTCGAAACTATTCGTCTTGGTTTACGTGGCGATACTTTTCTACACTATTTGCCTGACGAATTAAAAGAAGATGAATAAAAGTAATTTACTTCTTTAAGAATAACAAAAGCGGGTATCTGAATTATTTTCAAATACCCGCTTTGGTTTTATTCTGAAATTACATTAGCGATGTAG
This sequence is a window from Bacteroidia bacterium. Protein-coding genes within it:
- a CDS encoding phosphosulfolactate synthase; the encoded protein is MNYKLPYIPERDEKPRKKGLTMVMDKGLSIQEAENLCDSSGHLIDYLKLGFGTSLVSKNVKEKIKLFQQNNIRPYFGGTLFEAFVVRNMYDDFRKYVSSHNVDMVEVSDGSMHMEHDVKCEFIRKLSQEFTVISEVGTKDAGIIIAPNKWIKMMKNELAAGSVNVIAEARESGNVGIFKSNGNAHVVLINKILENVPENSILWEAPNKAQQVWFVKLLGAGVNLGNIAPNEVVSLETIRLGLRGDTFLHYLPDELKEDE
- a CDS encoding tetratricopeptide repeat protein; amino-acid sequence: MFEDNDRYFEEKNREEIVHRYEDLLRKKKPFFFDIDDFESIIDFYVEQNKFSSAFEATNIASGLFPSSPEIKLKKAQLLLDKGKPVEALSELKTALIHDPENFEIFLLLGITYLNLNNTKEAIRKFEECINIIPEDLKKDEILFSIGFHLGHTNRFALAIKYLNKSIEINADNIELLAEMAFCYDGISNYNKSIEYYLKCIDINPFLEFNWYNLGLIYIKANNIEKAVEAFDYALAIDPEYLSAYLAKANLFLSLEKYSEAVEIYKEYLNYDTDYADVYYYIGECFEKMDKLDAAIKYYDITIEKNKNHADAWLGLGVIKMYLEDYAGSLVCLNNSVLIDAENPEAQYSLAELYLKTGMYNEALPHVEIAIKVAPEEVDYILLQSELYQALGEYQKSIDVLEDGYFSIEEKAPILYRLAGLYISKDKNQKAADYLKQAIEADSALIYDFLKIFPDAKDFAGFKGLLNLPNKKLK
- a CDS encoding ATP-grasp domain-containing protein is translated as MLVGITYDLRDEYLKEGFTEEETAEFDKEETIEGIENALIKAGFETERIGHIRNLAKLLVEGKKWDIVFNISEGMYGLAREAQVPCLLDAYNIPYVFSDGLVLSLSLHKGLTKRVIRDAGLATPDFAIVETINDVDDIKLKFPLFAKPVAEGTGKGISGLSKITSKEELKEVCKMLLKKFNQPVLVERFLPGREFTVGVVGTGKETRAVGIMEVVFKKTEKTKIYSLENKENYHEVIDYSVPEEEITKLCYELTENCWQVLGCRDGGRVDLRMDDTGVLNFIEVNPLAGLNPVHSDLPILCRFAGISYQKLIEMIMDSAIQRIKK
- a CDS encoding KamA family radical SAM protein yields the protein MESNSLSESLINETEVNKEEEPPSLVAKYHINRHKVIDSLLHTTETKTTSFFRKEYLPGVTDDEWNDWHWQIRNSFRYFSQLEKFFKIKLPETHESINKDSLPLRITPYYASLIDFSDANDPLYKSVVPSANEYKIFPGESSDPLHENNNSPVPNLVHRYPDRALFLVTGFCSTYCRYCTRSHMVAKKEKSHFSLNDFEPAFEYLENHPEVRDVLLSGGDPFTLPQDRLEYILQRLRSIQHIEIIRIGTKVPAVLPQRITQEFVDMLKKYHPLFVSIHFTHPSELTPEVEQATKLLANAGIPLGSQTVLLKDINDNVTTMKKLMHGLLKFRVRPYYLYQCDPILGSGHFRTTVKSGLEIIKGLRGFTSGYAIPTYVVDAPGGGGKIPLLPDYVTSHNKKGLKLKNYEGKTYLYPDYISE